A section of the Prochlorococcus marinus XMU1402 genome encodes:
- the mnmE gene encoding tRNA uridine-5-carboxymethylaminomethyl(34) synthesis GTPase MnmE — MDSIVTTEDTIAAIASAISIGKGGVAIIRVSGKDSINSCKKIVQTKSKYAWESHRVFHGFIHENKQNQFIDEVLILVMKSPNSFTGEDVVELHCHGGIILVNKVLKILLASNSRVRLANPGEFSQRAFLNGKIDLTQAESINQLINASNTRSAELAFSGVQGEIKKKIDDIKNDLINQLCEIEARVDFEEDFTDFDYTKYLKNIKKVKEKIELLIENAKRNSYIHNGISIALIGKTNVGKSSLLNLLAKKEKAIVTNIPGTTRDVIEVNLTINDIPMKIIDTAGIRETYEQIESIGIKKSFRKIKESDFIIYIYSLEEGFNEEDKKIIQEIPKEKLITILGNKKDLIDCKNINSNELKNTILMSIKNNDGERLLIDTIIKKCGLKQVENINIFLNERHLTNLSACLSNLNDTDEIIKNKLPFDLLSIELRDGIQNLSKITGQELTEELLDNIFSKFCIGK, encoded by the coding sequence ATGGATTCGATAGTTACTACAGAAGATACGATAGCCGCAATTGCTTCAGCTATAAGTATAGGGAAAGGAGGAGTTGCGATAATAAGAGTATCAGGGAAAGACTCAATAAATTCTTGCAAAAAGATTGTTCAAACTAAATCTAAATATGCATGGGAATCACACAGAGTTTTTCATGGTTTTATTCATGAAAATAAACAAAATCAATTTATAGATGAGGTTTTAATTTTAGTGATGAAATCACCAAATAGCTTTACAGGAGAGGATGTTGTTGAACTTCATTGCCATGGAGGAATTATCCTAGTTAATAAAGTTCTAAAAATATTATTAGCTAGTAATTCTAGAGTTAGACTTGCAAATCCAGGAGAATTTAGTCAAAGAGCTTTTCTTAATGGAAAAATAGACCTTACTCAAGCCGAATCGATTAATCAATTAATTAATGCAAGCAATACCAGATCCGCAGAGTTAGCTTTTAGCGGGGTTCAAGGAGAAATAAAGAAAAAAATTGATGATATTAAAAATGACCTTATAAATCAACTTTGCGAAATAGAAGCTAGAGTTGATTTTGAAGAAGACTTCACAGATTTTGATTACACCAAATATCTTAAAAACATTAAAAAAGTAAAAGAAAAAATAGAATTACTTATAGAAAATGCAAAAAGAAATTCATATATTCATAATGGAATATCCATAGCGCTTATAGGCAAAACAAATGTTGGTAAAAGCTCTCTACTAAATTTGCTTGCAAAAAAAGAGAAGGCAATCGTAACTAATATTCCTGGAACTACAAGAGATGTTATTGAAGTTAATTTAACTATTAATGATATTCCAATGAAAATAATTGATACCGCTGGCATAAGAGAAACTTATGAACAAATTGAAAGTATTGGAATTAAAAAAAGTTTTAGGAAAATTAAAGAGTCAGATTTTATTATTTATATTTACAGTCTTGAAGAAGGATTTAATGAAGAAGACAAAAAAATAATACAAGAAATACCCAAAGAAAAATTAATTACTATTTTAGGTAATAAAAAAGATTTAATTGATTGCAAAAATATTAATTCAAATGAGTTAAAAAACACAATTCTTATGAGCATTAAGAATAATGATGGTGAAAGATTATTAATCGACACAATCATAAAAAAATGCGGATTAAAACAAGTAGAAAATATCAATATATTTTTAAATGAAAGACATCTAACAAATTTGTCTGCTTGCCTATCTAATTTAAATGATACTGATGAAATAATTAAAAATAAATTGCCATTTGATTTGTTATCAATAGAACTGAGAGATGGAATTCAAAACTTATCTAAAATAACTGGTCAAGAATTAACAGAGGAACTTCTAGATAATATTTTTTCTAAGTTTTGTATTGGAAAATAA
- a CDS encoding DUF2062 domain-containing protein: protein MRFKRDISYKKILSLFRNQNGSPFFNAKGLAIGVFSGCFPFFGFQTLIGVFFAKIAKGNIVLAAIGTWISNPFTYIPLYYFNYKVGSIFFYNSSDKILEKSLVIDDLWKQGRIFSLKILLGSSCVGILLALICGSIAFFIYKIKSKR from the coding sequence ATGAGATTTAAAAGAGATATCAGCTATAAGAAAATTCTATCATTATTTAGGAATCAGAATGGAAGTCCTTTCTTTAATGCTAAAGGTTTAGCTATAGGGGTATTTAGTGGCTGCTTTCCTTTTTTTGGGTTTCAGACTTTAATAGGGGTATTTTTTGCAAAAATAGCTAAGGGAAATATTGTTCTAGCCGCAATTGGTACTTGGATTAGTAACCCTTTTACTTATATTCCACTTTATTATTTTAACTATAAAGTTGGTTCTATTTTTTTTTATAATTCATCTGATAAAATTCTTGAAAAAAGTTTAGTTATTGATGACTTATGGAAGCAAGGTAGAATTTTTTCCCTCAAAATACTCTTGGGTTCATCATGTGTAGGTATTTTATTAGCTTTGATTTGCGGCAGTATTGCTTTCTTTATCTACAAGATAAAAAGTAAAAGATAG
- a CDS encoding RelA/SpoT family protein, with protein MSEAAANSKEKNEIKVSKTILPENKKYESESLNYQIKVPDWLLKDIHNFEKSNKENDENQNLIVKAFKLAYKAHDGQFRASGEPYIIHPVAVANLLKEIGASSSVIAAGLLHDVVEDTGIDLSEIETNFGLEVKILVEGVTKLGGIHFNNRTEAQAENLRKMFLAMASDIRVVLVKLADRLHNMRTIEWLNDEKKLRIAKETREIYAPLANRLGINRFKWELEDLAFKFLEPKEYQDLKDQIAVKRSDREKRLEVTLNLMKENLVSAGLKNFEITGRPKHLYGIWSKMERQQKHFHEIYDVAALRIIVGNSDSCYRALAVVHDTFKPIPGRFKDYIGLPKPNGYQSLHTSVIGRHRPIEVQIRTTSMHQIAEYGIAAHWQYKEGGSPAKSNAERFNWLRQLVEWQQEGNEGDHNDYLASIKEDLFDEEVFVITPKGDVVGLRKGSTAIDFAYRIHSEVGNHCNGIRINEKLSPLSTALQNGDFIEILTSNNATPSLDWLNFVVTPTAKNRIRQWYKKSHRDETIKRGRDLLEKEVGRNGFEALLSSEAMKKVANRCNLKTTEDLLASLGFGGLTLHQVLNRLREEIKLQTDDVKNDSDYEIAKSLKSNSNLSTNKSKTAAKSPISGIEGLDYRIGKCCTPLPGEDIIGTVSLGNHGITIHREDCENVIPIPIERRLPVGWNQDNKTGDNKFPIQLRIEVIDRVGVLKDILMRLSDKGINVSDANVKTAYGKPAIINLCVGLESYNQLHKTIEQIKSMADVLDIARVGQS; from the coding sequence ATGTCCGAGGCAGCTGCAAATTCAAAAGAAAAAAACGAAATTAAAGTTTCCAAAACTATTTTGCCTGAAAATAAAAAATATGAAAGTGAATCTTTGAATTATCAAATAAAAGTTCCCGATTGGCTTCTTAAAGATATTCATAATTTTGAAAAATCAAATAAAGAAAATGATGAGAATCAAAACCTTATAGTAAAGGCTTTTAAACTTGCTTATAAAGCTCATGATGGACAATTCCGAGCGAGTGGTGAGCCATACATAATCCACCCGGTTGCTGTTGCAAATCTCCTCAAAGAAATAGGTGCTAGTTCATCTGTTATTGCTGCAGGCCTTTTACATGATGTTGTTGAAGATACTGGCATTGATTTATCCGAAATAGAAACAAATTTTGGATTGGAAGTAAAAATACTTGTAGAAGGAGTAACAAAATTAGGAGGCATTCACTTTAACAACAGGACTGAAGCACAAGCTGAAAATCTCAGGAAAATGTTTTTGGCTATGGCCAGCGATATCAGAGTTGTTTTAGTAAAACTTGCAGATCGACTTCATAACATGAGAACAATTGAATGGCTAAATGATGAGAAAAAACTAAGAATAGCGAAAGAAACAAGAGAGATTTACGCACCATTAGCTAATCGACTAGGAATAAACAGATTTAAATGGGAATTAGAAGATTTGGCTTTTAAGTTCCTAGAGCCTAAAGAATATCAAGATCTTAAAGATCAAATCGCTGTTAAAAGAAGTGATAGAGAAAAAAGATTAGAAGTAACTTTGAATCTTATGAAGGAAAACTTGGTTTCTGCAGGTTTGAAAAATTTTGAAATAACAGGAAGGCCAAAACATCTATATGGTATCTGGAGCAAAATGGAAAGACAGCAAAAGCATTTTCACGAGATTTATGATGTTGCTGCCCTAAGAATTATCGTTGGCAATTCAGATAGTTGTTATAGAGCTTTAGCAGTTGTTCATGATACTTTCAAACCAATTCCAGGAAGATTTAAAGATTATATAGGATTACCAAAACCCAATGGATACCAGTCCTTACACACTTCTGTGATTGGAAGACATCGACCTATTGAAGTTCAAATTAGAACTACTTCCATGCATCAAATTGCTGAATATGGTATTGCCGCTCATTGGCAATACAAAGAGGGTGGTTCTCCTGCTAAAAGTAATGCTGAGAGATTTAATTGGCTAAGACAATTAGTAGAATGGCAACAAGAGGGTAATGAAGGTGATCATAATGATTATTTAGCTTCAATTAAAGAGGATTTATTTGATGAAGAAGTATTTGTGATCACTCCAAAAGGAGACGTTGTTGGTTTAAGGAAAGGATCTACCGCGATAGATTTCGCCTACAGAATTCATTCTGAAGTTGGGAATCACTGTAATGGAATAAGAATTAATGAAAAGCTTTCTCCATTATCTACTGCACTTCAAAATGGTGACTTCATAGAAATTTTGACAAGTAATAATGCTACTCCAAGCTTGGATTGGCTGAACTTTGTAGTTACGCCAACTGCTAAAAATAGAATCCGCCAATGGTATAAGAAAAGCCATCGTGATGAAACGATTAAAAGAGGTAGAGATTTACTTGAAAAAGAAGTAGGTCGAAACGGTTTTGAAGCATTACTTTCTAGTGAAGCCATGAAAAAAGTTGCAAATCGATGTAATTTAAAAACGACTGAAGATCTTCTTGCATCTCTTGGTTTTGGTGGTTTAACTTTGCATCAAGTATTAAACAGACTAAGAGAAGAAATAAAATTACAGACAGATGATGTAAAAAATGATTCTGATTATGAAATAGCAAAATCTCTTAAAAGTAATAGTAATTTATCGACTAATAAATCTAAGACAGCAGCTAAATCACCAATTTCCGGGATAGAAGGTCTTGATTACAGAATAGGTAAATGCTGTACCCCACTTCCAGGCGAGGATATTATCGGAACTGTGTCTCTCGGCAACCATGGGATAACCATACATAGGGAAGATTGTGAAAATGTAATACCAATTCCAATAGAGAGAAGATTACCTGTTGGTTGGAATCAAGATAATAAAACTGGCGATAATAAGTTTCCAATTCAGCTACGAATAGAAGTAATTGATAGAGTTGGAGTCCTTAAAGATATTCTTATGCGGTTATCTGATAAAGGTATAAACGTTAGCGATGCCAATGTTAAAACTGCTTATGGTAAACCAGCTATTATAAATCTTTGTGTAGGTCTTGAAAGTTATAATCAACTTCACAAAACAATTGAACAAATTAAATCAATGGCAGATGTTTTAGATATTGCAAGAGTTGGTCAAAGTTAA